The Acidobacteriota bacterium genome has a window encoding:
- a CDS encoding cupin domain-containing protein — protein MPLRPILLTTAWLLVLPTLATTAQAPAAEPPAENPTQGAPPASPSPTMEAKAAADLVFVDDQAGKVWNIFGLKIVGKIFSDETGGQYSVIVSNVPPGGGPPRHVHQHEDELFYVLRGDFEFFSGDTTVRASKGALLSLPRGLPHGFRNVGEEPGVLINTISPGGFEAFFEAIDQLPKDQPLDRAQVEAIGAEYGLRFVKPQ, from the coding sequence ATGCCCCTGCGCCCCATCCTGCTCACCACCGCCTGGCTCTTGGTGCTCCCGACCCTCGCGACCACGGCTCAAGCCCCCGCTGCCGAGCCCCCAGCCGAGAACCCGACCCAAGGCGCACCCCCAGCCTCGCCATCCCCGACCATGGAAGCGAAAGCAGCCGCCGACCTGGTCTTCGTCGACGATCAGGCCGGCAAAGTGTGGAATATCTTCGGGCTGAAGATCGTCGGCAAAATCTTCAGCGACGAGACCGGCGGCCAATACTCGGTGATCGTCAGCAACGTGCCCCCCGGCGGCGGTCCTCCGCGGCACGTACACCAGCACGAGGACGAGCTCTTCTACGTCCTGCGGGGAGACTTCGAATTCTTCTCCGGCGACACCACCGTACGCGCCTCCAAGGGCGCCCTCCTCTCCCTCCCCCGAGGCCTGCCCCACGGCTTCCGCAACGTCGGCGAGGAGCCGGGAGTGCTGATCAACACCATCAGCCCCGGCGGCTTCGAGGCCTTCTTCGAAGCCATCGACCAGCTGCCCAAAGACCAACCCTTGGATCGGGCGCAGGTGGAGGCCATCGGGGCGGAGTATGGGTTGCGGTTCGTCAAGCCCCAGTAG